The region CCTTGATGACATCCAGAAGTATACAGTGAAAAAGACAAAGGATGGCTCTAAACTGCTTTATGACTGGTCAGTGGCTACTGATTTAAATGATGCGAGAAATTACGGAATATTCTTAGTTAATCCAAAATTAGGTTTGTCGAGATCATATTATCAGAATGATGAAGAGGAAGATAAGGAAATATTAGATGAATACACAAAATATGTAAATGATATGCTTGGTTATCTTGGTGAAAAAAATACAGAAGAAAAAGCAAAGAAAATAGTTGCATTTGAAAAGGAAATTGCTAAATTTCTTCTTACAGATGAAGAACAGGATGATATAACTAAATACAATAATCCTATGAAAGTAAGTGAAATAGCTAAGAAAATAAAAAATGTTGACATTCAGAAATTTTTAAAAGATGTGGGAGTTAATACAGACAATGTAAATGTGGAAGAACTTAAATATTACGAAAATCTTGATAAAATTATAAATATGTCAAATATAGAAGTTATCAAGGATTATATGAAATTCCAGTTAATATCAGGTTCTGCGGGAATTCTTGATGAAAAAACTTCCAACAGAAGTTTTGAATTTTATGGAAAAGTTTTAAGTGGAAGAAAAGAAAGAGATGCCATTGAAAAAAGGGCATTGGACTTTGTAAGTGAAGAACTTGGAGAAATAGTTGGAAAAGTTTATGTAGAGAAGAATTTCTCAGCAGAAGCTAAAAAAAATACTGAAGAAATGATAAAATACATAAAAATAGCTTTTCAGAATAGAATAAAAAACCTTACTTGGATGAGTGAAGAGACTAAAAAGGCTGCACTTGAAAAATTGAGTAAAATTAACTCAAAAATAGGTTATCCAAATGTATGGCGTGATTTTGGAAGTTTAAAACTTAACCCGGAAGATACACTGTACAGCCAAATTTTAACTATAAAGAAATGGTATTACAGCTATGACCTGAAAAAAGTTGGAAAGCCTGTTGACAAAAATGAATGGGGTATGGATGCACATGAAGTAAATGCATATTATTCTCCTACTGAAAATGAAATAGTATTTCCTGCCGGAATATTGCAGAGACCATTTTACTCTTTTGAATCCCAGCCTGGAGTTAATTTTGGAGGAATAGGGGCTGTAATAGGGCATGAAGCAACACATGGATTTGATGTAAGCGGAGCTTCATATGACGGAGATGGAAATGCAAAAGAATGGTGGCAAAAGGAAGATAAGGATAAATTTGATGCTGCAACGAAAAAGCTTGCTGATCAGTTTTCAAAATATACTGTTGCAAATGGTGTTCATTTGAACGGTGTACTTACATTGACTGAAAATATAGCTGATTTAGGTGGAACAAATATAGCTTATGATGCACTGCAGCTTTATTTGAAGGATCATCCTGAAAAAAATGTAAAATTTGAAGGGTATACACAGGAAGAACTGTTCTTTATGAGTTATGCAAGATCGTGGCGTGAAAAGATAACAGATGAAAGCCTTAAGAACTTAGTAAAATCTGATCCACATTCTCCACCTTATTACCGTGTAAATGGTGTACTGGAAAATATGGATAGTTTCCACGAACTGTTTAAGACTAAAAAAGGTGATAAGCTTTATAAAGAACCAAAAGATAGAATAAAAATATGGTAAAAATTTTAGACTGTTCCCAAATAGAAAAATAGAAATATAAGTTTTTCGACTTTTCTTTTTGGGAAGGTCTTTTTTTATGACCTAAATTCTAACAATTTAAAATGATGTATAATAGTTTTCAGAATCAAATGTAATTAAAACTGAAAGAAAGTATCATGGAGCATTTAAATAGCTTTATTTTAAATCTCAGATTATGGTATAATTAAGATATATTGAAATTATTTATAGGAGAATAAAAGAGGGAGTGAATTTTATGAGAAAGAAAGCTGTTCCCGTGGGGATTGAAGACTTTGAAAGAATAATAAATGAAGATTATTATTATGTAGATAAAACGTTATTAATAGAGGAATTATTAATAAACAGAGCTCCTGTAACCCTTTTTACAAGACCTCGACGATTTGGAAAAACGTTGAAT is a window of Leptotrichia sp. oral taxon 215 str. W9775 DNA encoding:
- a CDS encoding M13 family metallopeptidase; the encoded protein is MKKLIFLVLTAGMMLYGKETAKTNSSQKKYDDKSLIQDLSKTDRPQDDFFKYVNGNWDKTTKIPSTKGGWGVTDELIEKNQNFLKELIGEIKNKKLPENSEEYKLITLYNSYLNTARRDKEGINPIKEDLAAINAIKNLDDIQKYTVKKTKDGSKLLYDWSVATDLNDARNYGIFLVNPKLGLSRSYYQNDEEEDKEILDEYTKYVNDMLGYLGEKNTEEKAKKIVAFEKEIAKFLLTDEEQDDITKYNNPMKVSEIAKKIKNVDIQKFLKDVGVNTDNVNVEELKYYENLDKIINMSNIEVIKDYMKFQLISGSAGILDEKTSNRSFEFYGKVLSGRKERDAIEKRALDFVSEELGEIVGKVYVEKNFSAEAKKNTEEMIKYIKIAFQNRIKNLTWMSEETKKAALEKLSKINSKIGYPNVWRDFGSLKLNPEDTLYSQILTIKKWYYSYDLKKVGKPVDKNEWGMDAHEVNAYYSPTENEIVFPAGILQRPFYSFESQPGVNFGGIGAVIGHEATHGFDVSGASYDGDGNAKEWWQKEDKDKFDAATKKLADQFSKYTVANGVHLNGVLTLTENIADLGGTNIAYDALQLYLKDHPEKNVKFEGYTQEELFFMSYARSWREKITDESLKNLVKSDPHSPPYYRVNGVLENMDSFHELFKTKKGDKLYKEPKDRIKIW